In a genomic window of Borrelia maritima:
- a CDS encoding L-threonylcarbamoyladenylate synthase, with the protein MISTEIIRSNQTQKAAKLIKMGELVVFPTETVYGIGANAYDEDAVKMIFLVKKRPITNPLIVHVDTVKKIKELSEYIPKSALMLIKKFSPGPLTYVLKKSIKISRFVSGNLDTVAIRIPANKTALNLIKKSKVPIVAPSANISKRPSSTNFEMAFKELNGLVRGIIKTEENKDFNIGIESTVIGFDAKGNVLILRPGTITKNMIEKELKGKYTVNYAETKTELEKSPGNIIEHYKPKIPVYLFKNQDNIRRYLNKDTKILITKPTLKSYLFNFLWDKKNITVFNTLEEYAQNLYKELINSENSYKQILSEFVKDEELGYSINNRIRKASSNRFIK; encoded by the coding sequence ATGATATCAACAGAAATAATTCGAAGTAACCAAACACAAAAAGCAGCAAAACTTATAAAAATGGGAGAACTTGTTGTATTCCCAACAGAAACAGTTTACGGGATTGGTGCAAATGCTTATGATGAAGATGCTGTAAAAATGATTTTTCTAGTAAAAAAAAGACCCATTACAAATCCCTTGATAGTGCACGTTGATACAGTAAAAAAAATAAAAGAATTATCAGAATACATCCCCAAAAGTGCTCTCATGCTAATCAAAAAGTTTAGTCCGGGTCCCTTAACCTATGTTCTTAAAAAATCAATAAAAATATCCAGATTTGTAAGTGGAAACCTAGATACAGTAGCAATAAGAATTCCTGCAAATAAAACAGCTTTAAACTTAATCAAAAAATCCAAAGTCCCAATAGTAGCACCATCTGCAAATATATCAAAAAGACCAAGTTCAACAAACTTCGAAATGGCCTTCAAAGAATTAAATGGGCTTGTAAGGGGAATAATAAAAACAGAAGAAAACAAAGACTTTAATATTGGAATCGAATCAACTGTGATTGGATTTGACGCAAAAGGAAATGTGCTAATATTAAGACCGGGCACAATAACAAAAAACATGATAGAAAAAGAGCTTAAAGGAAAATATACGGTCAATTATGCAGAAACAAAAACAGAGTTGGAAAAATCACCTGGGAACATAATAGAACATTACAAGCCAAAAATTCCTGTTTATTTGTTTAAAAATCAAGACAACATAAGAAGATATTTAAACAAAGATACAAAAATACTTATCACAAAACCTACTCTAAAATCCTATTTATTTAATTTTTTGTGGGATAAAAAAAATATTACAGTATTTAATACCCTTGAAGAATATGCACAAAATCTTTACAAAGAACTAATCAATTCTGAAAATAGCTACAAACAAATCCTTAGCGAATTCGTCAAAGATGAAGAGCTTGGATACTCAATAAATAATAGAATCAGAAAAGCTAGTTCAAATAGATTCATTAAGTAA
- the valS gene encoding valine--tRNA ligase, producing the protein MNCRPLEKYDPKAFEDEIYNKWLENNVFLPNDSLFEKFSMVAPPPNVTGVLHMGHALNFVLQDVLVRYKRMKKHNTLWLFGTDHAGIATQAVFERHLKSIGKSKDDFEREELVREIFKLKDKHRSIIVNQIKKLGASYDHSREKFTLDDNLCKAVNKVFKDLYSKGLIYRGEYLVNLDPGSGSVVSDEEIEYKEVDGKLYFVKYFINDSSFVEVATTRPETMFGDTAIAVNPNDERYKSLIGKEVTIPLTTKKIKIIADFYVDSTFGTGALKVTPAHDPNDFEISKRHNIPKVNILTPDGKLNKNVPLQYQGLSVKDARFKIELELMEKGFLQGVKKHQQQVGHCYRSGEVIEPYLSTQWFVKMKPLADKALKALEDGELKFHPKKWENTYRYWLSNIRDWCISRQLVWGHRIPAWYNIDTSEIIVSDTDPSLDEKNVGKRFVQDQDVLDTWFSSWLWPFSSLGWPNVTVDFKNYYPTNTLITAYDIIFFWVARMVMAGLEFTGQIPFKDVYITPLLRDKQGKKMSKSLGNGIDPIDIIREYGSDSLRFTLSFLSVQGQDLNIDAKDFMLGAKFANKVFNASKFILLNLKNREILNDLKFNDIDKWLLTSLNSTILGVESSFANYKYNEASKSVYEFFWNDFCDWYIEISKIDLNSENVNIQNMTISKLLFFLKKALLILHPFIPFITEKIFSEFSEKEDVLALNEYPSFDIANNFQEEFESFKVFKTFVVAIRTLKSEFNIPSNIEIDIALKFDADFKYEGYFKANENIAKKMINFKNVFYNENYDGMLGVAAVGFGIYADVKSLIDKNKELIRLEKQLEKYKMLKISVSKKLENENFLMNAPKEIIESEKLKFTEFSSLINKINTYIIDLKNL; encoded by the coding sequence ATGAATTGTAGACCTCTTGAAAAATATGATCCCAAGGCATTTGAGGATGAAATTTACAATAAATGGCTTGAAAATAATGTTTTTTTACCAAATGATTCTTTATTTGAAAAATTTAGTATGGTTGCGCCTCCCCCTAATGTTACTGGCGTGTTGCACATGGGGCATGCTCTTAATTTTGTTTTGCAAGATGTTCTTGTAAGGTATAAGAGAATGAAAAAACACAACACTTTATGGCTTTTTGGTACAGATCATGCAGGAATAGCAACACAGGCTGTTTTTGAAAGACATCTTAAAAGTATTGGTAAAAGTAAAGATGATTTTGAAAGAGAAGAACTTGTTCGAGAAATTTTTAAATTAAAAGACAAGCATAGAAGCATAATTGTTAATCAGATAAAAAAACTCGGGGCATCTTATGATCACTCAAGAGAAAAGTTTACCCTTGATGATAACCTTTGCAAGGCCGTTAACAAGGTTTTTAAGGATTTGTATTCTAAAGGATTGATTTACAGGGGTGAATACCTTGTTAATCTTGATCCTGGATCTGGGAGTGTTGTTAGCGATGAAGAGATTGAATATAAAGAAGTTGATGGCAAGCTTTATTTTGTTAAGTACTTCATTAATGATTCTTCTTTTGTTGAGGTTGCAACAACTAGGCCTGAGACGATGTTTGGAGATACTGCAATTGCTGTTAATCCCAATGATGAGAGATATAAGTCTTTAATTGGTAAAGAAGTCACAATTCCCTTGACAACTAAAAAGATAAAAATTATTGCAGATTTTTATGTTGACAGCACTTTCGGTACTGGGGCTTTAAAAGTTACTCCTGCGCATGATCCTAATGATTTTGAAATTTCAAAAAGACATAATATTCCCAAAGTAAATATTTTAACTCCAGATGGAAAACTTAATAAAAATGTTCCTTTACAATATCAAGGATTAAGCGTGAAGGACGCAAGATTTAAAATAGAGTTAGAATTAATGGAAAAGGGCTTTTTACAAGGTGTTAAAAAACATCAGCAGCAAGTTGGGCATTGTTATCGATCAGGCGAGGTTATTGAGCCTTATTTGTCTACTCAGTGGTTTGTGAAAATGAAGCCTTTGGCAGACAAAGCTTTAAAGGCCTTAGAGGATGGCGAATTAAAGTTTCATCCTAAAAAATGGGAAAATACATATAGGTATTGGTTATCAAATATTAGAGATTGGTGTATATCAAGACAGCTTGTTTGGGGACATAGAATACCTGCTTGGTATAATATTGATACGTCCGAAATTATTGTTAGTGATACTGACCCTTCTTTAGATGAAAAGAATGTGGGCAAGAGGTTTGTTCAAGACCAAGATGTTCTTGACACTTGGTTTTCTTCTTGGCTATGGCCTTTTTCTTCTCTTGGATGGCCCAATGTTACTGTTGATTTTAAAAATTATTATCCAACGAATACTTTAATAACAGCTTATGATATAATATTTTTTTGGGTTGCAAGAATGGTTATGGCAGGGTTAGAATTTACAGGACAAATTCCTTTTAAAGATGTTTATATTACACCTCTTTTGCGTGACAAACAAGGCAAAAAAATGTCAAAGTCTTTGGGAAATGGAATAGATCCTATTGATATTATTCGTGAGTATGGAAGCGATTCTTTGCGGTTTACTTTGTCCTTTTTATCTGTTCAAGGCCAAGATTTAAATATTGATGCTAAAGATTTTATGCTTGGAGCTAAGTTTGCAAACAAAGTTTTTAATGCTTCTAAATTTATTCTTTTAAATTTAAAAAATAGAGAAATATTAAATGATTTGAAATTTAACGACATTGACAAATGGTTGCTTACAAGCTTAAATTCAACTATTCTTGGTGTAGAGTCTTCTTTTGCAAACTATAAGTACAATGAAGCTTCAAAATCTGTTTATGAGTTTTTTTGGAATGATTTTTGTGATTGGTATATTGAAATTAGCAAAATTGATTTAAATAGTGAAAATGTTAATATTCAAAATATGACTATTTCTAAGTTGCTATTTTTTCTTAAAAAAGCATTGTTAATTTTGCACCCGTTTATTCCTTTTATTACAGAAAAAATTTTTTCTGAATTTTCAGAAAAAGAAGATGTTTTAGCTTTAAATGAATATCCAAGTTTTGATATTGCTAATAATTTTCAAGAAGAATTTGAAAGCTTTAAAGTATTTAAAACTTTTGTTGTAGCTATTAGAACACTTAAGAGTGAGTTTAATATACCTTCTAACATTGAGATTGATATTGCTTTGAAGTTTGATGCTGACTTTAAATATGAGGGATACTTTAAGGCTAATGAAAACATCGCAAAAAAAATGATTAATTTTAAAAATGTATTTTACAATGAAAATTATGATGGCATGCTTGGTGTAGCTGCAGTTGGTTTTGGAATTTATGCAGATGTTAAGTCATTGATAGATAAAAATAAGGAATTAATAAGGCTTGAAAAGCAGCTTGAAAAGTACAAAATGCTTAAGATTTCTGTTTCAAAGAAACTTGAAAATGAGAATTTTTTGATGAATGCTCCTAAGGAAATAATTGAATCTGAAAAATTAAAATTTACAGAATTTTCTTCTTTAATCAATAAGATAAATACTTATATTATTGATTTAAAAAATCTGTAA
- the plzA gene encoding c-di-GMP-binding receptor PlzA has protein sequence MLLSRKIRDYGAKYRGKEIKMSTEINSFLNLRNTIEMKIGTYSVLGVIYSISMDSLKLIFQEDTVLPTLAKNKNLGSIQFKKNSDFKHSAGVFPFLSVKLLSASAYSSQNKEYNLLTLEFLSPMPEEIAIKVGKLLDLKLGQNQRIHERIIVDKDSIRKLKIDSDKAFIKFNGSKHKCLIKDLSYGGALVISSFDYGDVKEDAIDLIFSFEFMDEEIFIEGKSKSLSIIQTPSGKVFALGIAFDEDKIPLEYTMLIHDYFN, from the coding sequence ATGCTTTTATCTAGAAAAATAAGAGATTATGGGGCTAAGTATAGGGGCAAAGAAATTAAAATGAGCACAGAGATAAATAGTTTTTTAAATCTTAGAAATACTATTGAGATGAAAATAGGCACATATTCTGTGCTTGGGGTAATTTATTCTATCTCCATGGATTCTCTTAAGCTTATTTTTCAAGAAGATACAGTATTGCCCACTTTGGCTAAAAATAAAAATTTAGGCTCTATTCAGTTTAAGAAAAATTCAGACTTTAAACATAGTGCGGGAGTTTTCCCCTTTTTGTCTGTTAAGTTGTTAAGTGCTTCTGCTTATTCTTCTCAAAATAAAGAATACAATTTGTTAACATTGGAATTTTTATCTCCCATGCCAGAAGAGATCGCTATTAAAGTTGGGAAGCTTCTTGATTTAAAGCTTGGACAAAATCAGAGAATTCATGAGAGGATTATTGTTGATAAAGATTCTATTAGAAAGCTAAAAATTGATTCCGATAAAGCTTTTATCAAGTTTAATGGCTCAAAACATAAATGCTTAATAAAAGATTTATCTTATGGGGGAGCTTTAGTGATTTCTTCTTTTGATTATGGGGATGTCAAGGAAGATGCAATTGATTTGATTTTTAGTTTTGAATTTATGGATGAAGAAATTTTTATTGAGGGTAAATCAAAAAGCTTAAGCATTATTCAGACGCCAAGTGGAAAGGTTTTTGCACTTGGGATTGCTTTTGATGAGGATAAAATACCGCTTGAATATACTATGCTAATCCATGATTATTTCAATTAA
- a CDS encoding septal ring lytic transglycosylase RlpA family protein, with protein MRNLIDTILRDNRNFLCLFVFFYVASHLNSATVGLASWYGEAFHGKTTANGEKFDMMALTAAHKELPFNTTVRVTNLLNNRSVVVRINDRGPFRKDRIIDLSKHAAEKLDFLGIGVAPVKIEVIESANGKRPSLSKSSDFKKAFNTPEIEEKDKLNQSEESVSVVKNKSSNLLTDSSIFSDKETDFYIQVGSYRKKDYADRAYKILKKAGLFVVVNSHGPFYTVFVPTDADSVQRNIELIKSAGYKDTLVRKTKVPGESLVMD; from the coding sequence ATGAGAAATTTAATTGATACCATCTTAAGAGATAATAGAAACTTTCTTTGTCTCTTTGTATTTTTTTATGTTGCTTCTCATTTAAATTCCGCTACAGTAGGTCTTGCTTCGTGGTATGGTGAAGCTTTTCATGGTAAAACTACTGCTAATGGTGAAAAATTTGATATGATGGCTCTTACTGCTGCTCACAAAGAATTGCCCTTTAATACTACTGTAAGGGTTACAAATCTTTTAAACAATAGATCAGTTGTTGTAAGAATTAATGATAGGGGTCCTTTTAGGAAGGATAGAATAATCGATTTGTCAAAACATGCCGCCGAGAAGCTTGATTTTTTGGGGATAGGAGTTGCTCCTGTAAAAATCGAAGTCATTGAAAGTGCGAATGGAAAGAGACCTTCTTTATCGAAATCTAGTGATTTTAAAAAAGCATTTAATACTCCTGAAATTGAAGAAAAAGATAAACTCAATCAATCAGAAGAGAGTGTTTCTGTTGTTAAAAATAAATCTTCAAATTTATTAACAGATTCATCAATTTTTTCTGACAAAGAAACAGATTTTTACATACAAGTCGGATCTTATAGGAAAAAAGATTATGCTGATAGGGCTTATAAAATATTAAAAAAAGCAGGTCTTTTTGTTGTAGTCAATTCTCACGGGCCGTTTTATACTGTTTTTGTTCCTACTGATGCTGATAGTGTTCAAAGAAATATAGAGCTTATTAAATCTGCTGGATATAAAGACACTTTAGTAAGAAAAACCAAGGTTCCGGGCGAAAGTCTTGTTATGGATTAA
- a CDS encoding penicillin-binding protein 1A gives MKLNNLKLNTINIHKLLIYLTYFSVSFSIIALSLAISKTINIQKDKNFGYVNPAIPSRLLDINGKLITQFISDENRELMPLRKMPDNLINTLLIREDIGFFSHRGFSLIGILRAAFNIVLGRYFSGGSTLTQQLAKLLYTNQARRSILRKLNEIWWAIQLEKKLSKYEILEKYLNKVYFGNGNYGIVAASKFFFGKSVNKINTAESVMMIIQLPNAKLYSPLYNPEFSKKIQRAVLNQVVSKGIVKAEIAEKEFNEYWQNYDWTRMADTSAISNKKDQAPYFSEYIRQKILKHLPDGANIYKDGYSIYSTLDLEAQKYADKVTNDMINKARTMHNLNRSSETITINSEIVPVVDAISDLLGIKNLRINGRQYKKLRQRKFYEDNIDLIASFGAILGIDKIDKATKEYIIKNKLTPKLIAQPEGAMVAIDTTSGAIRAMVGGSGHAKDNEFNRATQAKVQPGSAFKTLYFAAAIDLKKITAATMFSDSPVAFLNKRGEVYAPGNYGGKWRGNVLTRQALALSLNIPALRILDKLGFDSAIDYSSKLLGITDPKEIEKTFPKVYPLALGVISVSPIQMARAFAILGNSGNQIEPYAIRYIEDRTGRIIANEEASILAKIKSKSHQTQIVSPQAAYIITDMMKSTIQYGTLANQRYTNLKNFKSDIAGKSGTTQNWADGWAIGYSPYITTAFWVGFDKKGYSLGTSGTGTGLAGPSWGEFMAEYHKNLPKKVFVKPEGIISIPVQTETGLLPEGVAEEKIINELFISGTQPIEKSKYYENKLEFKNTIEFNIYGIDEINNNDEINFDTPEFEYLDNNLESLNNNINNNSDLGNINNNEENKSEDEIKMNTQEPLNEIENQSLQEDTMNNTNDNITNNNEKMLLKNTKDIEDEVLVNEPNTESQNTKELNLNNNENEKMNNKDVNGEDIQLD, from the coding sequence ATGAAATTAAATAACCTTAAATTGAACACAATAAATATACATAAGCTACTTATTTATTTAACATATTTCTCAGTTAGCTTTTCTATTATCGCGCTATCATTAGCAATATCTAAGACTATAAACATACAAAAAGATAAAAATTTTGGGTATGTAAACCCAGCAATTCCTTCAAGACTTTTAGACATTAATGGAAAACTAATAACTCAATTTATATCTGATGAGAATAGAGAATTAATGCCCTTGAGAAAAATGCCTGATAATCTAATTAATACACTTTTAATAAGAGAAGATATTGGGTTTTTTTCTCATCGAGGGTTTTCCCTAATAGGAATACTTAGGGCTGCATTTAATATTGTTCTTGGTAGATATTTTTCAGGGGGCAGTACATTAACCCAACAACTTGCAAAGCTTCTCTACACAAATCAAGCAAGAAGATCTATTTTGAGGAAACTTAATGAAATATGGTGGGCAATTCAACTTGAAAAAAAACTCTCCAAATACGAAATACTAGAAAAGTACCTTAATAAAGTTTATTTTGGAAATGGAAACTATGGGATAGTTGCAGCATCAAAATTCTTTTTCGGCAAAAGTGTAAATAAAATCAACACAGCAGAATCCGTAATGATGATAATCCAACTTCCAAATGCAAAGCTTTATTCACCACTTTACAATCCAGAATTTTCAAAAAAAATACAACGCGCGGTTTTAAACCAAGTTGTATCAAAGGGAATAGTTAAGGCCGAAATTGCTGAAAAAGAATTTAATGAATATTGGCAAAATTATGATTGGACTAGAATGGCTGATACATCTGCAATTTCAAATAAAAAAGATCAGGCTCCCTATTTTTCTGAATACATAAGGCAAAAAATACTAAAACATTTACCAGACGGCGCAAACATATATAAAGATGGATACTCAATATATTCAACTCTTGACCTTGAAGCACAAAAATATGCAGATAAAGTTACAAACGATATGATTAACAAAGCAAGAACAATGCACAATTTAAACAGATCATCTGAAACAATAACTATTAATTCAGAAATTGTGCCTGTAGTAGATGCAATCTCAGATTTATTAGGAATTAAAAATTTAAGAATAAATGGAAGGCAATATAAAAAACTTAGACAAAGAAAATTTTACGAAGACAATATTGATCTAATTGCAAGCTTTGGAGCTATACTTGGGATTGATAAGATAGATAAAGCAACAAAAGAATACATTATCAAAAATAAATTAACACCAAAACTCATTGCACAGCCTGAAGGAGCAATGGTAGCAATAGACACAACAAGCGGAGCAATAAGAGCCATGGTTGGAGGAAGCGGACATGCTAAAGACAATGAATTTAATCGCGCTACACAAGCAAAAGTTCAACCTGGAAGCGCATTTAAAACGTTATACTTTGCAGCCGCAATTGATCTAAAAAAAATAACAGCTGCCACAATGTTTTCAGACTCTCCGGTAGCATTTTTAAATAAAAGAGGAGAAGTTTATGCCCCAGGGAATTATGGTGGTAAATGGAGAGGCAACGTTTTAACACGCCAAGCATTGGCTTTGTCTTTAAATATTCCAGCATTAAGAATATTAGACAAGCTAGGCTTTGACTCTGCGATTGACTACTCTTCAAAACTACTGGGAATAACAGATCCAAAAGAAATAGAAAAAACGTTTCCAAAAGTTTATCCATTAGCACTCGGTGTAATATCGGTTTCTCCAATCCAAATGGCAAGAGCCTTTGCAATTTTAGGGAATAGTGGTAACCAAATCGAACCTTATGCAATAAGATACATTGAAGACAGAACTGGAAGAATAATAGCAAATGAAGAAGCAAGCATATTGGCCAAAATTAAAAGCAAATCACACCAAACCCAAATAGTTTCTCCTCAAGCCGCTTATATCATTACAGATATGATGAAATCAACAATTCAATATGGAACCTTAGCAAATCAAAGATATACAAATCTCAAAAATTTTAAATCTGACATTGCTGGAAAATCTGGCACAACTCAAAATTGGGCAGACGGATGGGCAATAGGATACTCTCCTTATATAACAACAGCATTTTGGGTTGGATTTGATAAAAAAGGATATTCACTAGGAACATCAGGGACAGGAACAGGATTGGCAGGCCCCAGTTGGGGAGAATTCATGGCAGAATATCACAAAAACTTGCCTAAAAAAGTTTTTGTAAAACCTGAAGGAATAATTAGCATCCCTGTACAAACAGAAACAGGGCTATTACCAGAAGGAGTTGCTGAGGAAAAAATAATAAATGAACTATTTATTTCCGGCACTCAGCCAATTGAAAAATCAAAATATTATGAAAATAAGCTAGAATTTAAAAATACAATAGAATTTAACATATATGGAATTGATGAAATCAATAATAACGATGAAATAAATTTTGACACTCCTGAATTTGAATATCTTGATAATAATCTTGAAAGTCTAAACAACAATATCAACAATAACAGTGATCTTGGAAACATTAACAATAATGAAGAAAATAAAAGTGAAGATGAAATAAAGATGAACACTCAAGAACCTTTAAATGAAATAGAAAATCAAAGCTTACAAGAAGACACAATGAATAATACTAATGATAACATCACCAATAACAACGAAAAAATGCTTTTAAAAAATACCAAAGACATTGAAGACGAAGTCCTTGTTAATGAACCAAACACAGAATCACAAAACACAAAAGAATTAAATTTAAATAACAATGAAAATGAAAAAATGAACAATAAAGACGTCAATGGAGAAGATATCCAATTGGATTAA
- a CDS encoding tRNA dihydrouridine synthase, producing the protein MKFLFDISLPIMILAPMEDVTDSVFRNLIHLIGAGEGEPHIYFTEFISTKGILNGLKQSIQHVFLKPNELKRPLIAQIWGNVPEEFYRAIEILGGMGFWGVDINMGCPKSKIVKKGVCSALINNKSLAKEIILASKEACARFNLPLSVKTRHGFSYPEVDDWLGFLLGFGIDMLTVYPRLAINQSKGPVNFDIFYELIKLRNDLSPSTLIIGNGDVLSLKDAKYYVDKYLIDGIMFGRGIFKNLNLFKLSSKRFLDSNLNFRLNILKFHIKDFYATWGLGKDFNKLKKYFKIYFTENEKQSKYFSNLMNSKTYEELFENLNVIDMVGDFKNNEL; encoded by the coding sequence ATGAAGTTTTTATTTGACATTTCTCTTCCAATTATGATTTTAGCTCCAATGGAGGATGTTACTGATTCTGTTTTTAGAAATTTAATCCATTTAATAGGAGCTGGAGAAGGAGAGCCCCATATTTATTTTACTGAATTTATTTCTACAAAGGGAATTTTAAATGGATTAAAACAATCTATTCAGCATGTTTTTTTAAAGCCTAATGAGCTTAAGAGACCTTTAATTGCTCAAATTTGGGGCAATGTTCCTGAAGAATTTTATAGGGCAATAGAAATATTAGGAGGCATGGGGTTTTGGGGAGTCGATATTAATATGGGTTGCCCTAAAAGCAAAATAGTTAAAAAGGGTGTTTGTTCAGCTTTAATTAATAATAAATCTTTGGCTAAAGAAATAATTCTAGCAAGCAAAGAAGCTTGCGCAAGATTTAATTTGCCTCTTAGTGTTAAAACCAGGCATGGATTTTCATATCCAGAAGTTGATGATTGGCTAGGGTTTTTATTGGGTTTTGGAATCGATATGTTAACGGTTTATCCAAGGCTTGCTATTAATCAGAGCAAAGGTCCTGTTAATTTTGATATTTTTTATGAACTTATTAAATTGCGAAATGATCTTAGTCCTTCTACGCTTATTATTGGCAATGGGGATGTTTTAAGCCTCAAGGATGCTAAATATTATGTTGATAAATATTTGATTGATGGGATTATGTTTGGGCGTGGAATTTTTAAGAATTTAAATTTATTTAAATTATCTTCAAAACGCTTTTTGGATAGTAATTTAAATTTTAGGTTAAATATATTAAAATTCCATATAAAGGATTTTTATGCTACTTGGGGACTTGGAAAAGATTTTAATAAACTTAAAAAATATTTTAAGATATATTTTACTGAGAATGAAAAGCAGAGTAAATATTTCTCAAATCTTATGAATTCAAAAACTTATGAAGAGCTTTTTGAAAATTTAAATGTTATTGATATGGTAGGAGATTTTAAAAACAATGAATTGTAG